In the Pseudoalteromonas tunicata genome, one interval contains:
- a CDS encoding TorF family putative porin yields MNHVTKIATIGLLSFSQFSFADVSSTVALTNNYLFNGITQTDKDPALQVSLDWANDEGWYLGTWASNVDFGDDTDIEVDFYGGYAFELNSEMSVDLGFAHYTYHGGDDSSDINYTELYSKFALGNAEVNFWYSPDFVGSDAGHFIAMFNYNFPISDELNIQAGIDYSKSLDDKKYEWQAGKDNYLHYQVSANYAYSGFDFTLGIHQTNLDAYDDTSVQLMVARTFAF; encoded by the coding sequence ATGAATCATGTAACAAAAATAGCTACAATCGGTTTGCTCAGCTTTTCTCAGTTTAGTTTTGCAGATGTATCGAGCACCGTTGCTCTTACAAATAATTACTTATTTAATGGTATTACGCAGACAGATAAAGATCCTGCATTACAAGTCTCCTTAGATTGGGCCAATGATGAGGGCTGGTATTTAGGAACTTGGGCTTCAAATGTTGATTTTGGTGATGATACTGACATAGAAGTTGATTTTTATGGTGGTTATGCATTTGAACTTAATAGCGAAATGTCTGTTGATTTAGGTTTTGCTCATTACACTTATCATGGTGGTGATGACAGTTCTGATATTAATTATACCGAACTTTATTCAAAATTTGCGTTAGGCAATGCAGAAGTTAATTTTTGGTATAGTCCAGATTTTGTTGGCTCTGATGCTGGGCATTTTATTGCGATGTTTAATTATAACTTTCCTATTAGTGATGAATTAAATATACAAGCGGGTATCGATTACTCAAAAAGCCTTGATGATAAAAAATACGAGTGGCAAGCAGGAAAAGATAATTACCTCCATTACCAAGTTTCAGCCAATTACGCTTATTCAGGATTTGATTTTACCTTAGGGATACATCAAACCAATCTAGATGCCTACGACGATACTAGTGTTCAATTAATGGTCGCACGCACTTTTGCTTTTTAA
- a CDS encoding SRPBCC family protein yields MINIFITMPFACQAIVVIDTLKDHAQLGRFFNAKFKCLTSPNQEIRRQVTLRGHTFIEKIDFSDAHTIEYHIEGQGPVKNHQARIWATPLTTGCQLHYSIQCQALNWQPSWLVKLIIKHDISRALAKLRAYCDGR; encoded by the coding sequence ATGATTAACATTTTTATAACTATGCCATTTGCTTGCCAAGCAATAGTTGTCATCGATACATTAAAAGATCACGCACAGTTGGGCCGTTTTTTTAATGCCAAATTTAAGTGCCTTACATCACCGAATCAAGAAATACGCAGGCAAGTGACCTTAAGAGGCCATACTTTTATTGAAAAAATCGATTTTTCTGACGCACATACTATTGAATATCACATTGAAGGCCAAGGCCCGGTTAAAAATCACCAAGCGCGTATTTGGGCAACGCCTTTGACAACAGGCTGCCAGCTTCATTATTCAATCCAATGTCAGGCATTAAATTGGCAACCAAGTTGGTTAGTTAAGCTCATTATAAAACACGATATCAGCCGTGCTTTAGCTAAATTAAGAGCGTACTGCGATGGCCGTTGA
- a CDS encoding TonB-dependent receptor: MFKPSLLTLAIAAALTSPLSVLADEVGANKEKSLEVIEITATRRSGSVQEAPLNITALDADLMKDQNISELADIARWVPGLTITDQGGRSGSPIIVRGLNTNSSGPGSDGGTVATYIGEIPVSIDMRLVDVERVEVLIGPQGTLYGAGTLGGAIRYMLKSPDLDLTTAEVYGDLFQGKESNNLGGETGFIVNLPLIEEKLAIRASLNFYEDPGFVDYNYVVREPGISQPDIDWTDSSALANNFKKMADANGETTTTGRVSVRWKATDWLDATLNYFYQKQDTEGRSIVHHNALNPSNGLNSVIGKYESAYRYDEPRDKEDSLLSLELKADLGFAELVSATGFSSFEAVGQRDQTDLLIRLDYGYEEFPSFSAFTREEQEEETFTQEIRLVSQGDSPLSWIVGGFYNSFESDSTSKEFTPGFGEFAVENFDGEQARPDNLEYYSVDRSDVTEQAIFGEVSYAFTEELTVTVGARLYEYEVNSESAVDFPLANTLFSGAGVNDISLNFKEISASDNGNLFKFNANYQLSDTVMAYLTVSEGFRIGGSNGLAPCPDPLPDKQIGCGQPAEMLYTADTTTNYEVGFKSTWLKNRVHFNAALFNVDWDDAQIAGATVVGQLPYTSNAGTANAKGIEISSRAMLTDSITAYATYAYTKVQLTSDAPYLFNTDGTDGGVDGDRLPGSPENQFSLGVNYQTDLYEDKTLDINYGFTAQSDSISKLGLHANGETLPGYGLSNISAKVTADVWSATVYVNNLFDKYTYTSVRRDVADITTANGAEIQRNYGHYINRPLTVGIKFNYQFEL; encoded by the coding sequence ATGTTCAAACCTAGCTTGCTAACTTTAGCGATTGCAGCTGCACTTACTTCACCTTTATCAGTATTGGCTGATGAGGTTGGAGCTAATAAAGAGAAATCGTTAGAAGTCATTGAAATTACCGCAACGCGCAGAAGTGGCTCAGTACAAGAAGCGCCGCTCAATATTACAGCTTTAGATGCCGATTTGATGAAAGATCAAAATATCAGTGAGCTTGCGGATATTGCTCGTTGGGTACCTGGTTTAACAATTACAGACCAAGGTGGGCGCTCAGGATCACCAATTATCGTGCGAGGTTTAAATACTAATTCTTCCGGTCCAGGTTCTGATGGCGGCACAGTAGCCACTTATATTGGTGAAATTCCGGTTTCAATCGATATGCGTTTGGTTGATGTAGAGCGAGTTGAGGTACTTATTGGCCCACAAGGTACGTTATATGGCGCAGGTACCTTAGGCGGTGCTATCCGCTACATGCTTAAATCACCGGATTTAGACCTAACGACAGCAGAAGTATATGGCGATTTATTCCAAGGTAAAGAAAGTAATAATTTAGGTGGTGAAACAGGTTTTATTGTAAATTTACCGCTAATTGAAGAAAAACTTGCTATTCGCGCCAGCCTTAATTTTTATGAAGACCCAGGCTTTGTTGATTACAATTACGTGGTCCGTGAGCCTGGCATATCGCAACCAGACATCGATTGGACAGACAGCAGTGCCCTTGCTAATAACTTCAAAAAAATGGCAGACGCTAATGGTGAAACGACAACTACAGGACGGGTATCTGTGCGTTGGAAAGCAACAGATTGGCTCGATGCGACTTTAAATTATTTTTATCAAAAACAAGACACTGAAGGGCGGTCAATTGTGCACCACAATGCACTTAACCCAAGCAATGGCCTTAATTCAGTGATTGGAAAATATGAATCGGCTTATCGCTATGATGAACCGCGCGATAAAGAAGATTCGCTATTAAGCCTTGAACTAAAAGCCGATTTAGGGTTTGCTGAACTTGTTTCGGCCACTGGTTTTTCAAGTTTCGAGGCGGTTGGGCAACGAGATCAAACAGACTTATTAATTCGTCTTGATTATGGCTACGAAGAATTTCCTTCATTTTCTGCTTTTACCCGTGAAGAGCAAGAAGAAGAGACGTTTACGCAAGAAATCCGTTTAGTGTCACAAGGTGATTCGCCACTCAGTTGGATTGTGGGTGGTTTTTATAACAGCTTTGAAAGTGATTCAACCAGTAAAGAGTTTACCCCTGGGTTTGGTGAGTTTGCTGTTGAAAACTTTGATGGTGAGCAAGCTCGCCCTGATAATCTAGAATATTACTCGGTAGATCGCAGCGATGTGACAGAACAAGCCATTTTCGGGGAAGTCTCGTATGCTTTCACTGAAGAGCTTACCGTTACAGTCGGTGCCCGTTTGTATGAATACGAAGTAAATTCAGAGTCTGCTGTTGATTTCCCTCTGGCCAATACGCTTTTTTCAGGAGCGGGGGTCAATGACATTTCACTCAACTTTAAAGAGATAAGTGCCTCAGATAACGGAAATTTATTCAAATTTAACGCTAATTATCAATTAAGTGATACGGTAATGGCGTATTTGACTGTCAGTGAAGGTTTTCGAATTGGGGGGTCAAATGGTTTAGCGCCATGTCCAGACCCACTACCAGATAAACAAATTGGCTGTGGTCAACCCGCTGAAATGCTTTATACCGCCGATACCACCACAAATTATGAAGTTGGTTTTAAAAGTACATGGTTAAAAAATCGAGTTCACTTTAATGCGGCCTTGTTTAACGTGGATTGGGATGATGCGCAAATTGCTGGCGCGACCGTGGTAGGGCAGTTACCCTATACATCAAATGCCGGTACAGCCAATGCCAAAGGCATAGAAATTTCATCACGTGCGATGCTTACTGACTCAATCACTGCGTATGCGACCTACGCTTACACTAAAGTTCAATTAACATCTGATGCGCCATATTTGTTTAATACTGACGGCACCGATGGCGGTGTGGATGGTGACAGATTGCCGGGTTCGCCAGAAAACCAGTTTTCATTAGGGGTGAATTATCAAACCGATTTATATGAAGATAAAACCCTTGATATCAACTATGGGTTTACTGCGCAAAGTGATTCAATTTCTAAATTGGGTTTGCATGCCAACGGAGAAACGTTACCAGGATATGGCTTGAGCAATATTTCAGCGAAAGTAACTGCTGATGTTTGGTCGGCAACGGTTTACGTTAATAATTTGTTTGATAAATATACTTATACATCTGTGCGCCGTGATGTGGCTGATATAACCACTGCAAATGGTGCTGAAATCCAACGTAACTATGGTCATTATATCAACCGACCTTTAACTGTGGGTATTAAGTTTAATTATCAATTTGAACTTTAA
- a CDS encoding sterol desaturase family protein, with protein MAVELILLALSPIFLLFIGLEILKYKHFYDLKDSVANIVLALTHQATDALALLLLMPVFYWLHQYAFFEISFSFINLVIAFVIQDFLYYWFHRASHHIQWFWAAHVVHHSSKKMNFTTAFRQSFFYPLVGMWLFWLPMILIGYDPKLVFAVVAINLGFQFFVHTQVVNKLGWLELIFNTPSHHRVHHAVNQGYIDKNFAGVLIIWDKLFGTYAQEQANVTIRYGIIGACDSTNPWAICMQQWRLIGQQLQQEKGVHNKLKVFIRYPRHEIKETSTDAS; from the coding sequence ATGGCCGTTGAACTAATTTTATTGGCGCTAAGCCCCATTTTTTTACTGTTTATTGGACTGGAAATCTTAAAATATAAGCACTTTTACGATTTAAAAGATTCTGTTGCCAATATTGTACTTGCCCTGACGCATCAAGCCACTGATGCACTGGCATTGTTGTTATTAATGCCTGTTTTTTATTGGCTCCATCAATATGCGTTTTTTGAAATTAGCTTCTCGTTTATCAACTTAGTTATTGCCTTTGTGATCCAGGATTTTTTATATTATTGGTTTCATCGCGCTTCCCATCACATTCAGTGGTTTTGGGCTGCGCATGTCGTTCATCACAGTTCAAAAAAAATGAATTTCACTACCGCATTTAGGCAAAGTTTTTTTTATCCGTTAGTGGGTATGTGGTTATTTTGGCTACCGATGATCTTAATTGGCTATGACCCAAAATTAGTGTTTGCTGTTGTTGCTATAAACCTTGGGTTTCAGTTTTTTGTTCATACACAAGTTGTCAATAAATTAGGTTGGCTGGAACTCATTTTTAATACTCCTTCTCATCACCGTGTTCATCACGCGGTTAATCAAGGTTATATCGATAAAAATTTTGCAGGAGTATTAATCATTTGGGATAAGTTATTTGGTACTTATGCCCAAGAACAAGCCAATGTCACCATTCGCTATGGCATTATAGGCGCATGCGACAGCACCAACCCTTGGGCCATCTGCATGCAACAATGGCGGCTCATTGGGCAACAACTGCAGCAAGAAAAGGGTGTGCATAATAAATTGAAGGTTTTTATCCGTTATCCACGCCATGAAATCAAAGAAACGAGCACTGACGCATCATAA
- a CDS encoding ABC transporter substrate-binding protein, which translates to MFDFSNGADALVSASNITDISQLKGKRIGVEQGALGAYFYGRFLEENQFKQEDFITLSLEVNNHSQYLLNGMVEAVITFEPEKSMILNTGGHVLFDSKQLPFEIIAVLIINKKSNLYQDKQRIAAFLRRYNEEFNLIQLNLAGYLPLLNARLKLSEVDLRTSFDELILPSVKQQLAFFNNKTQLDESIKKYESILLKLGVISSPCECDDLFNNLYLNAINEN; encoded by the coding sequence ATTTTCGATTTCTCTAATGGGGCCGATGCGTTAGTTTCTGCATCAAATATTACAGATATCAGTCAACTAAAAGGCAAACGAATTGGAGTGGAACAAGGCGCGTTAGGCGCTTACTTTTATGGACGCTTTTTAGAGGAAAATCAATTCAAACAAGAAGATTTTATCACTCTATCACTTGAGGTAAATAATCACTCACAATATTTACTCAACGGCATGGTTGAAGCAGTCATTACATTTGAACCAGAAAAATCAATGATTTTAAATACCGGAGGCCATGTTTTGTTTGATAGTAAACAACTCCCATTTGAAATTATTGCTGTTCTTATTATCAACAAGAAAAGCAATTTATATCAAGATAAACAACGTATTGCGGCTTTTTTAAGACGTTATAATGAAGAATTTAATCTTATTCAACTCAACCTAGCCGGATACCTTCCTTTATTAAATGCGCGCTTAAAACTCTCAGAAGTAGATTTGCGAACAAGTTTCGACGAACTAATCCTGCCTTCGGTTAAACAACAGCTCGCTTTTTTTAATAATAAAACTCAACTAGATGAATCGATTAAGAAATACGAAAGTATATTATTAAAACTCGGTGTCATTTCATCGCCATGTGAGTGTGATGATTTATTTAATAACCTGTATTTGAATGCCATAAATGAAAATTAA
- a CDS encoding ABC transporter substrate-binding protein, which translates to MRHSILILLIIILASCEQPNLTKITIGTNLWPGYEPLYVANEKGAFKDLNVSFIEYRSTSQVLNGIRQGTLDLAAVTLDEAVRLKSQHVDIEII; encoded by the coding sequence TTGCGGCACAGCATTTTAATCTTATTAATAATTATTTTAGCCTCCTGTGAACAACCTAACTTAACTAAAATCACTATTGGCACCAACTTATGGCCAGGCTATGAACCCTTATATGTTGCTAACGAGAAAGGTGCTTTTAAAGACTTAAATGTCAGCTTTATTGAATATCGCTCAACAAGTCAGGTTCTTAATGGCATAAGACAAGGCACACTTGACTTAGCAGCTGTAACTCTCGATGAAGCTGTGAGACTTAAAAGCCAACACGTTGATATTGAAATAATATGA
- a CDS encoding AraC family transcriptional regulator, which produces MTTTSDLYFSSVLSYLALNNVDKHECLAAINFSEFDTLAKGSRVSVAHYQALLQLGESLTGQSLFGFYLGQEIRTADYGVLGYLVESSDTLQNAITALLQYDSLVADIGKAQYLQDHHKASIRWTPYNQLCKQTVLRNMTAWVAVVRKLINPSLTPLQLQLVHTLSEPDCAQLAAWFKCPVKTNCEFNQIDFPLAYLDLHFASDNPMMHQVLKQLSLEQLNQLHSKQTVAQRLLSILMSKTDLLGLNQERIAAALNFTPRTLQRRLQQENTSYALLLDQERKRRCEQLMQKYKLGAVAAELGFNEQSSFNRAFLRWYGCKPSIYKKQLQAQSQISY; this is translated from the coding sequence ATGACGACGACCTCTGATCTTTATTTTAGTAGTGTGCTCAGTTATCTCGCTCTGAATAATGTAGATAAACACGAATGTTTGGCTGCTATCAATTTTAGCGAGTTTGATACATTAGCCAAAGGCAGTCGTGTCTCGGTAGCACATTATCAAGCATTACTGCAGCTTGGCGAATCACTTACAGGACAAAGCTTATTTGGTTTTTATTTAGGCCAAGAAATCCGCACTGCAGATTATGGAGTACTTGGTTATCTTGTTGAATCAAGTGATACTTTGCAAAATGCCATTACTGCTTTATTACAATACGACAGCTTGGTTGCAGATATTGGTAAAGCGCAGTATTTACAGGATCATCACAAAGCGAGTATTCGCTGGACGCCTTATAATCAGCTCTGTAAACAAACGGTACTTCGCAATATGACTGCTTGGGTTGCTGTGGTGCGCAAACTGATAAATCCATCATTAACACCATTGCAATTACAGCTGGTACATACTCTGAGTGAACCCGATTGCGCGCAGCTTGCCGCTTGGTTTAAGTGTCCTGTAAAAACCAATTGTGAATTTAATCAAATAGACTTTCCATTGGCGTATCTTGATTTACATTTTGCAAGTGATAATCCGATGATGCATCAGGTGCTCAAGCAATTATCCCTTGAACAGCTAAATCAACTTCATAGTAAACAAACCGTTGCTCAGCGATTACTCAGTATTTTGATGAGTAAAACCGATTTATTAGGCCTTAATCAAGAGCGAATTGCAGCCGCTTTAAATTTTACGCCTCGCACTTTACAAAGACGCCTTCAGCAAGAAAATACCAGTTATGCGCTATTACTTGATCAAGAGCGCAAGCGGCGTTGTGAGCAATTAATGCAAAAATATAAATTGGGCGCTGTGGCAGCCGAACTTGGTTTTAATGAGCAAAGTTCATTTAATCGTGCTTTTTTACGTTGGTATGGCTGTAAACCTTCAATTTACAAAAAGCAGCTACAAGCGCAATCACAAATAAGTTACTGA
- a CDS encoding methyltransferase family protein, producing the protein MAVLELKIYPLLVLLCCAFINGVLAYYFPATHFTTVLYFMWPGLLLCGLGLPLVGAWQFKQAQTTMQPNDPSQTTELVTFGIYRFTRNPMYLGFALILLAQSCFLTNLYTLIGTVIFVVYIHRFQIIPEQRMLLNHFGQVYSDYMQRVRPWI; encoded by the coding sequence ATGGCTGTACTTGAGTTAAAAATTTACCCTTTGCTAGTATTATTATGCTGTGCGTTTATCAATGGTGTTCTTGCCTATTATTTTCCAGCTACCCATTTTACCACTGTGCTTTATTTTATGTGGCCAGGTTTATTGCTTTGCGGCCTTGGGTTACCCCTTGTTGGTGCATGGCAGTTTAAGCAAGCTCAAACTACAATGCAGCCTAACGATCCCAGTCAAACCACAGAGCTGGTTACGTTTGGCATTTATCGTTTTACCCGTAACCCCATGTATTTAGGTTTTGCGCTCATATTGTTGGCGCAAAGCTGTTTCTTAACCAACCTTTATACCTTAATTGGTACCGTGATTTTTGTGGTTTATATCCATCGTTTTCAAATTATTCCAGAACAACGAATGTTACTGAATCATTTTGGCCAAGTGTATAGCGATTATATGCAACGTGTTAGACCATGGATTTAA
- a CDS encoding putative bifunctional diguanylate cyclase/phosphodiesterase — protein sequence MLSFAQGIGVLHKDMFPAYIQTLNENETQLQKHPLLSAFFWNSDIVSHADELYLVINKTNDVLKVIEFKTMFSKVMFFTNIPLLLIILSAFCLPLYLSLRRKVKQVKTITHLNQQTEVLLAVFKISTSSHHQNSSSLNQLSHSLTLLNERVLNYQQETQTHICQDKLTGLADRHAYLAHLQEQLNDAEKNQAKKALLFIDLDGFKQVNDSFGHSFGDEVLIQVSERLRSVIRNHNLSHQHPTTMIELNLARLGGDEFSIFIESDTLAEHAVEVAQSVLFEVERDFVLGNKIIKIGASIGIAIFPDSASSAYALLQMADVAMYRAKTDGRGIFRVYSPEMGSNMRRYHYLLEELRLALASQNFTLSFQPIVHVEDCSIDYFEALVRWSHPIEGNISPAEFIPIAEESNLILELGDWILHEACRQMSAWYNAGMRKVRISVNVSAVQLKHRPIFNWVMATIDKVGLPAHALMLEITESCFIEASDVVIQELEKLRQAGVLIAIDDFGTGFSSLSTLAELPIDIIKIDKLFIDQANDNPKYNKILNSISELGKELDLKVVAEGIEHANQFELVKKLGIQCVQGYLVSRPETSRNVGNKVLSGNLNHIAATGTGVWLPETHKPFDLPSKRPL from the coding sequence ATGCTCTCTTTTGCACAAGGCATTGGTGTATTACATAAAGATATGTTTCCAGCCTATATTCAAACCCTAAATGAAAATGAAACACAACTCCAAAAGCACCCTCTACTCTCGGCATTTTTTTGGAATTCAGATATCGTTTCCCACGCAGATGAATTGTATTTGGTGATAAATAAAACTAACGATGTGCTTAAAGTGATCGAATTTAAAACGATGTTTAGCAAGGTCATGTTTTTTACTAATATTCCTTTACTATTGATTATTTTGAGCGCGTTTTGTCTACCTTTATATCTCTCGCTAAGACGAAAGGTAAAACAAGTAAAAACCATCACTCACCTCAATCAGCAAACTGAGGTTTTATTAGCTGTATTTAAAATTTCAACTTCGTCACACCATCAAAATAGCAGTAGTTTAAACCAACTAAGCCATTCCTTAACTTTGCTTAACGAACGAGTATTAAATTATCAACAAGAAACTCAAACTCATATTTGCCAAGATAAACTTACCGGCTTAGCTGACCGTCATGCATATCTTGCTCATCTTCAAGAGCAACTCAATGATGCAGAAAAAAATCAAGCCAAAAAAGCACTGTTGTTTATAGACCTTGATGGCTTTAAACAAGTAAATGATTCTTTTGGCCATAGTTTTGGTGATGAAGTACTTATTCAAGTATCAGAACGCCTAAGATCGGTGATCCGAAATCATAATTTAAGCCACCAGCATCCAACCACCATGATAGAACTCAATTTAGCTCGTTTGGGTGGTGATGAATTTTCAATTTTTATTGAAAGTGACACCCTTGCTGAACACGCTGTTGAAGTTGCACAAAGTGTCTTATTCGAAGTCGAACGTGACTTTGTATTAGGCAATAAAATTATTAAAATTGGTGCCAGTATTGGCATCGCCATTTTTCCCGACAGTGCCTCATCAGCCTATGCTTTATTGCAAATGGCTGATGTCGCTATGTACCGAGCCAAAACCGATGGCCGGGGCATATTTAGAGTGTACTCCCCAGAAATGGGCAGTAATATGCGCAGATACCATTACCTACTAGAAGAATTACGTTTGGCGCTAGCAAGCCAAAATTTCACTCTATCTTTTCAACCTATTGTTCATGTTGAAGATTGCAGTATTGACTATTTTGAAGCCTTAGTGCGTTGGTCACATCCAATTGAAGGAAATATCAGTCCCGCCGAATTTATCCCTATTGCAGAAGAGTCTAACTTAATTTTAGAGCTAGGCGATTGGATATTGCATGAAGCTTGTCGACAAATGTCAGCATGGTATAACGCAGGAATGCGTAAAGTAAGGATCTCTGTCAACGTATCTGCTGTACAGTTAAAACATCGCCCTATTTTTAACTGGGTGATGGCAACTATTGATAAAGTAGGTTTACCTGCCCATGCTCTGATGCTTGAAATTACCGAATCTTGTTTTATTGAAGCATCAGATGTGGTGATCCAAGAGCTCGAAAAACTACGTCAAGCCGGTGTACTCATCGCAATTGATGATTTTGGCACCGGGTTTAGCTCTTTAAGTACTTTAGCTGAATTGCCCATTGATATTATCAAAATTGATAAGCTTTTTATTGACCAAGCCAACGACAATCCTAAGTACAATAAAATTCTAAATTCTATTAGTGAGCTTGGTAAAGAGCTTGATTTAAAAGTAGTTGCGGAAGGAATTGAGCATGCCAACCAATTTGAATTAGTTAAAAAGTTAGGCATTCAATGTGTGCAAGGCTATTTAGTCAGTCGCCCTGAAACCTCTCGAAATGTCGGCAATAAAGTATTGTCCGGTAATCTTAACCATATTGCAGCAACAGGTACTGGTGTATGGCTGCCCGAAACACATAAACCTTTTGATTTACCTTCTAAACGGCCCCTTTAA
- a CDS encoding tetratricopeptide repeat-containing sulfotransferase family protein has translation MPHSAAILHQHALKALQAGDIRQAHTLLVNLVTLDPKHADGYFLLAMVNVQVGQIKKAISLIEKALGFNQTIEYLAHLAKCYALNGQTIEAKKIALSITIDNVPTGIIADTLGVTLTQIGLYQAAMPFFKKAVTLQSSNAQFYYNLGVCAKFMGDFSLAELVFEQALSLNPKHHQTHFALADLIKVTAKNNHIERLTSAFIAAIHPDAQLHLGHALAKEYQDIGHYHAAFKALYDAKQAKWQQQPFDEKSANALFAHIKQLSGLNQQTSHIGCESHEPIFILGMPRSGTTLVERILSSHSEVTSAGERQDFGLIVKQLANTPSSSVLDCDTISQAYLADFKQMGERYLAATRVVTGDSAHFIDKLPFNFYYVDLIRKALPNAKIICLLRDPLDTCIGNFRQLFTINNPYYAYSLDLMTTARFYQQFHQLICHWQTVHSDAVKIVRYESLVAEPEKVTRDLLAYCNLPWQDSCLNFHLNQAPVSTASKMQVREPINDKSIGRWKKFKPYTDELEAFFNEHSLI, from the coding sequence ATGCCACACTCTGCTGCAATACTTCATCAACATGCACTAAAAGCGTTACAAGCGGGTGATATTCGCCAAGCTCACACTTTACTGGTTAATTTAGTTACCCTCGACCCAAAGCACGCGGATGGCTATTTTTTATTAGCGATGGTGAATGTGCAGGTTGGGCAAATAAAAAAAGCCATTAGCTTGATTGAAAAAGCACTCGGCTTTAATCAAACGATTGAATATTTAGCACATTTAGCAAAATGTTATGCTTTGAATGGTCAAACTATCGAGGCTAAAAAAATAGCGCTATCAATTACTATCGATAACGTGCCGACGGGGATCATTGCCGATACTCTTGGGGTGACGTTGACACAAATAGGACTTTATCAAGCAGCGATGCCTTTTTTTAAAAAAGCAGTGACGCTGCAATCAAGCAATGCACAGTTTTATTATAACCTTGGGGTGTGTGCAAAATTTATGGGTGATTTTAGTCTGGCTGAACTCGTATTTGAGCAAGCGCTGAGCCTTAACCCTAAGCATCATCAAACCCATTTTGCCCTCGCTGATTTAATTAAAGTCACAGCAAAAAATAATCATATTGAGCGTTTAACAAGTGCTTTTATAGCGGCGATTCATCCTGATGCACAATTACATTTAGGTCATGCGCTGGCAAAAGAATACCAAGATATTGGTCATTATCACGCAGCTTTTAAAGCCTTGTACGATGCAAAACAAGCGAAATGGCAACAGCAACCTTTTGATGAAAAAAGCGCAAATGCTTTGTTTGCGCACATTAAACAACTGAGTGGCTTGAACCAGCAAACATCTCACATTGGATGTGAAAGCCATGAGCCTATTTTTATTTTGGGCATGCCTCGCTCAGGCACCACCTTAGTTGAACGGATTTTATCGAGTCACTCAGAGGTTACTTCAGCTGGAGAGCGCCAAGATTTTGGTTTAATTGTGAAACAACTTGCCAATACTCCAAGTAGCTCGGTACTTGATTGTGATACGATAAGTCAGGCTTATTTGGCCGATTTTAAACAAATGGGCGAGAGGTATTTAGCTGCAACGCGTGTTGTAACAGGCGACAGCGCTCATTTTATTGATAAACTACCCTTTAACTTCTATTACGTTGATTTAATTCGTAAAGCACTACCAAACGCTAAAATTATTTGTTTATTACGTGATCCACTCGATACCTGTATTGGTAATTTTCGCCAATTGTTTACCATTAATAACCCGTATTATGCTTATTCCCTTGATTTAATGACCACTGCACGGTTTTACCAGCAGTTTCATCAGCTAATATGCCATTGGCAAACGGTGCACAGTGATGCGGTAAAAATAGTGCGTTATGAATCGCTGGTGGCCGAACCTGAGAAAGTAACACGGGATTTGCTGGCGTACTGTAATTTACCTTGGCAAGACTCCTGTTTAAATTTTCACTTAAATCAGGCGCCAGTTTCTACAGCGAGTAAAATGCAAGTACGAGAACCCATTAACGATAAATCGATTGGGCGTTGGAAAAAATTTAAGCCCTATACCGATGAGCTTGAAGCATTTTTTAATGAGCACTCTCTTATTTAA